The DNA window GGACCCGTCCATCGTAAGGGACGCGGGGCAACCGTTCTCTAATTGCTGACGTCTCCCAGACACCTGCGCAGCGTGCTCACGCCGCAGGAGTGATGCATGTAGACGGGGGTCTTCTTGCTTTTCAGCGCCTTGACGATGTCCCTTTTCGCCTTGTGGGAAACCTTGTTGGTGAACATCACGACAAAGTCCACGTTGCCCATTGTGTTCCCGATGGAACGCTCCTTCCCGGTATAGCATTTCAGTTTCACACCATGCCGTTTGGCTTCGTCAATGTAGTCCCGCTTCAATCTGTCCATACCGCCGATGAGGGCCGCGCACATGATAGGCTCCTTGTTTGAGATTGAATTTCGTTATCATTTACACCCGGCACAACACGGTGTCAACCATTTCATTCCAATGCGGTGGAAACGATGTCGTCCGGTTTCCGGCTGTGTTGTCGGGCAGATGCGGCTGTGGCCGATACGATTGGGGTGAATCGATGTCGGAAATGTTTTCGGAACCGTTTCGATTTCAGGGCAGGGTGTCCACCGGCTCCCAGTCCTCGCTGTCCAGCTCGTTTCCCGGCACTTCGGGGCGCTGCAGATCCCGGTGGGAATCGGCCTTGCCCTTGTCGTTGATCAGGGCGGTGCCGAGTACCGTGTTCACGCCACCCCGCAACAGGATTTGGCCTTTGTAGCCGGTGAATTCGTCGAGCCTGTTCCAGGCGATGGTGTTGGCCGATGCGGAAAGGCGCTCGAACGGCACGTTGAAGATGGCGTATTGGGCGTGTCCGCGTATGCGGTTGTCGAGAATGAGCCCGCGCGAACCGGTTTGGACGATGCCCAGCGATTTTTCGCCGCCCGCCGCAATGATGTCGTTGCCGGCAGCGACCACGCCGTCCGCAAACAGCAACAGCCCTGTGGAGGATGGGCCGCGTATTTCCACCCGGTTGCCCAGGATGCTGACCGGGCTGTTCTTTTCCGGGTTCGTGCCTCCGGAGGTGTCCAGAAACCAGCCCGCGACAATGCCGTTGGGCGTGAACATGTTGGGATGGGAAATGCCTTCGTCGTCCGTGACCACGCGATTGCCGGAGATGACGATGCCTGCCTCGTCGTTGCCGCCCCGGTCGTTGTCCAGGGCCTCAATGCCGTTTCTCGAGGCACGGGTCACCGTGTTGTTCTCGATTTTCAGGATGGCTCCCCATGTGCGGTCCGCAATGATGCCGTGGCCGGAGGTCATGGTGGGCCGGTCGCAAAGCATGTGCAGGCGGTTTCCGGCAATGGTCACTACGCCGGTCACGGCCATGCGTACCGGTGTTTGCGGGTGGGCCACACGCGTGCCCACCACGATGCCCGAGGCAAAGCGCAGGGTTTCGGATTCGCGCCAGGGCCGTTTCAGTTCCTGCGGCCGGACGTTTTCCACCTCCACGTTGCGGATGGTCACTCCCGAGGCATAGACGATGTGGATGGCAGCGCCTTTGGGGCGGTTGAAGCGGATGTTGCGGATGTCGATAAGCGGCCCTTTTTTGGCGGGGGGCGCAGCCGGTACGGGCAGCTTGCTGTAAAAAACCCAGAACCCGCCCCTGATGACAGTCGTGGGCAGGCCCAGTGAGTCGGTTTCCCCCCTGATCGTGGCCTTCTTGTTGATGATGATTCTCCCTTCGTCGCCAAAGTCGAAGCTGCCCCGGAGCATGACTGTTCCGCCCCGGTCCACGGCTGCCTGCACGTTCCTGACGTCCTGAGCCGGGTCTCCTGTGCCGATGACCGTGTTGGTCTGGTTTGCTTTGGCGATGTTGGGCAGCGCGAAAACCATCAAAAAAAGAAATATAACCCCCGCTTTTTTGATTTTTTGCGCGTCTTGTGTGTGAAGAAGGTACGCTTTCCTGACAGTATTGTTGGTTTTTTTCATAGCTGCGTTGGTATTGTTCATGACGTGATTGGATTATACGTATTATTTTTTATTGATAGGACATTGCCGCAGCGCTGTTTTTGGCTATTATGCGCTGGGGGGCTTTTTTGTCACTGTAGGGTAACGCAACCATGATTAGCAAGGGAGTCTCCATGAAATTGCAAACCCGAATGGTCTTGTCCCAAGTCGTCACCATTGCGGTTACTATTGTGGTGCTATGCACTGTTTTCATTCTCGAAATCAATGAGTACTCCTCTGCGGAAATGGAGAGCTACCGCAAGGAGGCCATGGCCTCACAGAAAATGGAGCTTGAAGACCTTGTATCCATGGCCACGGCCACGGTGAAAAGTTACTATGACCGTTCCCGGGATGTGGAAGCGCTCAAGCAGGACAAGGTCGACGACCTCAAACGTGTTGTGGATACGGTCTACAATCAGGTGGAAGCGCTTCGTCAACGCGTGGGCAGCTATGCTTCGCCCGCACAACTGCTGGACGAGGCGCGAAAGATCGTGCTGTCCGCCCGTTATGACGGCGACAACTACGTCTGGATCAACGATCTGGACAACCGCATGCTCGTCCACCCGAGCCCCAAGTTGCAGGGCAAGGATCTGACCGATCTCCAGGATTCAAAGGGTAATTACATAATCCGCGACCTTTCCGCCGTGGCCCGGGAAAAAGGCGAAGGCATGACGTCCTACTGGTGGCCCCGTCCCGGGGAAACCGAGCCGCATCTCAAGGTTTCCTATGTGCGCCTGTTGCCCGAACTGGGCTGGGCCGTGGGTACCGGGGCATGGATCGACGAAATATCTTCGACGATGAAGGCCGAAGCTCTGCAGCGGGTGGCGAATATGCGCCTTGCCGACGGCAATTACTTTTTCATCAACGGCATGGACGGCACGAGCGTCATGCATCCCACGAATCCGGGCCTTGTGGGCAAGAACCTCATGAGCATGAAGGACAAGCGCGGCAACAAGTTGTTTGCGGAAATGCTCGATGTGGCCAAAAAGGACGGCAAGGGTTTTGTCACCTACTGGTGGAGCCGTCCGGGCAAGGACGTGGAGGTTCCCAAACTTACCTACGTCCAACTCTTCAAGCCGTGGGGCTGGGTCATCGGCATGGGAGCCTACATTGACGACATTGACGACAGCATAGCCAAGAAACAGGCAGGGCTTGAAGATACCATATCACAGATGCTGAAGATTCTCGTGCTCATCGCTCTGGGCATTGCCCTGCTGGCCGCGTTGGCGAGCGTCATTTTTGCGCGCAGGGTAACGGACACCGTGGGTGGTGAACCCGAGAACATTGCCGAT is part of the Pseudodesulfovibrio senegalensis genome and encodes:
- a CDS encoding DUF2325 domain-containing protein, which codes for MCAALIGGMDRLKRDYIDEAKRHGVKLKCYTGKERSIGNTMGNVDFVVMFTNKVSHKAKRDIVKALKSKKTPVYMHHSCGVSTLRRCLGDVSN
- a CDS encoding methyl-accepting chemotaxis protein; this translates as MKLQTRMVLSQVVTIAVTIVVLCTVFILEINEYSSAEMESYRKEAMASQKMELEDLVSMATATVKSYYDRSRDVEALKQDKVDDLKRVVDTVYNQVEALRQRVGSYASPAQLLDEARKIVLSARYDGDNYVWINDLDNRMLVHPSPKLQGKDLTDLQDSKGNYIIRDLSAVAREKGEGMTSYWWPRPGETEPHLKVSYVRLLPELGWAVGTGAWIDEISSTMKAEALQRVANMRLADGNYFFINGMDGTSVMHPTNPGLVGKNLMSMKDKRGNKLFAEMLDVAKKDGKGFVTYWWSRPGKDVEVPKLTYVQLFKPWGWVIGMGAYIDDIDDSIAKKQAGLEDTISQMLKILVLIALGIALLAALASVIFARRVTDTVGGEPENIADIAGRVSDGDLTVRFVEPKRGARGIYKAMWGMTGKLKRLVGEIQEATESVSAGSQELSSSSQALSQGTTEQAAAVEEVNASIVQMAGSIHDNADNARKTDEIAARAADETEKGGTAVSRSVGVMQEIAEKVSSIEEIARQTNLLALNAAIEAARAGEQGKGFAVVAAEVRKLAERSGQIAGEVSELSSQSVEIAGQVGALFEKIVPEIRKTAELVSEISKSCDEQNYGVEQVQTAVEQLDAVIQQNASAAEEMASTAEEFASQSEGLQATMSFFRVDGNGASDMTGRTMIAARSMTPPPLPPGPAPHEDQDFEKY
- a CDS encoding DUF1565 domain-containing protein — protein: MVFALPNIAKANQTNTVIGTGDPAQDVRNVQAAVDRGGTVMLRGSFDFGDEGRIIINKKATIRGETDSLGLPTTVIRGGFWVFYSKLPVPAAPPAKKGPLIDIRNIRFNRPKGAAIHIVYASGVTIRNVEVENVRPQELKRPWRESETLRFASGIVVGTRVAHPQTPVRMAVTGVVTIAGNRLHMLCDRPTMTSGHGIIADRTWGAILKIENNTVTRASRNGIEALDNDRGGNDEAGIVISGNRVVTDDEGISHPNMFTPNGIVAGWFLDTSGGTNPEKNSPVSILGNRVEIRGPSSTGLLLFADGVVAAGNDIIAAGGEKSLGIVQTGSRGLILDNRIRGHAQYAIFNVPFERLSASANTIAWNRLDEFTGYKGQILLRGGVNTVLGTALINDKGKADSHRDLQRPEVPGNELDSEDWEPVDTLP